From Scytonema millei VB511283:
GTTTCGTAGGCAAGGCGATCGAGATCGTAACTTTTGAGATTGTGCGATCGCAGGCGAGATAAATGGACGGTGAAAATTGCTTTGCGTTCATCCTGAATCGGTAAACCAACAAAAAAGATTTCGTCGAATCTGCCTTTACGCAACATCTCGGGTGGTAAAGCATGAATATCGTTGGCAGTAGCAACGACAAACACGGGAGAAATTTTTTCTGCCAACCAGGTTATGAATGTCCCGAAAACGCGGCTAGTCGTGCCAGCATCGCCTTTTGCGCCCAACCCGGCAAAAGCTTTATCGATCTCATCTACCCAAAGAATACAGGGAGATAGGGCTTCTGCGACTTGAATCATTTGTCGGGTGCGAGATTCCGATTCTCCGACCAAACCACCGAATAATCGCCCCACGTCCAAGCGTAACAAAGGTAAGTGCCAGTGATGGGCGATCGCCTTAGCTGTTAGCGATTTACCCGTTCCCTGAATTCCGACTAACATGAGTCCGCGTGGATGAGGTAAACCGTATGCCCTAGCGCGTTCGCTAAATGCCCCACCCCGGCGCAACAACCAATCTTTGAGATTGTCTAAACCGCCAATATCCGAAATTTTTTCAGTGGCAGGGTAAAAGTCAAGAATTTGAGTTTGGCGAATGGTCTGACGCTTTTCTTCCAAAACCAATTCGACATCTTCCGGTTGAATCTCTCCGTGAGAGGCGATCGCTCTTGCTAATACTCGCCGAATCCGTTCGATGGATAATCCTTGGCACGAACGCACGAGTTCATCTACCGTTTTAGCTTCTAAAGATTGCCCTGTGGCTGCCAAAAGGCGTTCTACCTCCAACTTAATCTCAGCGGCAGCGGGTAGGGGAAATTCTAAAATGGTTAAAACTTCACCCAATTCTTCCGTAGTGACGATTCGTGGCGACAGCAAGACGATATTTTTCGGCTGCGATTTGAGTACCCGCGCTAAATTGCGGAGTTTACGTGACACGGAAACATCTTCTAAAAAGCGATGAAAATCACGCAAAATAAAAACTGCCGGAGCCGAAGCGGGCAGTTTCTCGACAAATTCTAGAGCTTGTAAAGGATTGCGACGACCGAAACCAGCATCGTTAGGATTACCCTGGTAGCCATCGACAAAATCCCAAGTATAGACAGCGCGATTTCCTTGAATGCGGGCTTCTTCCCGAATCGCTACTTCCGCTCGTTCTTCCTCATAGGTAGGAATGTAGACGATCGGGTAGCGAGCGCGTAGCAACAGTGCAAACTCTTCGCGGAAGCTCATATGAGGGATGAGGGGTGAGGGAGTTGGGGGGAGTCGGGAGTCGGGAGTTGGGAGTCGGGAGTGGTAAATCCTCCCCCTTGTCTCCCTTGTCCTCCTTGTCCTCCTATTCTCCTTGTCTCATATCCTACAAAACTCTTGTCCCTAATTAGACAGGTGATTTTTTAGGGATTCTAAAGATGCCCAGCGGCGATCGCTCGATAGTTCTGACGGTTCTTCTGGCTGCGGCGATAGTTGAATACCCTGACACAAATTGTCGCACAACTGACGCTGAGGCATGGCTAGACATAATTGCTGGTACAACCACTCCCCAGGATCGAAATGACCTGTAGGCTGTAAAGTTTCGACCAGATCTTCAAATGCAACTTCCAACTCGATCGCAGTTTCTTCTTTACCTGCTTCTGGATCTAGCCAAATAATTTCTGAAGCTTCTACTTTCAGGCGATGGTTGTATTGTTGTAAACAGCGATGGCAAGTCAAGGTAACGATGGTTTCTACCTGAGCTGAAACCTCTAGGTAATTGCCACCGTGTTGCACGCGCACCTGACCGCGCACCGGAGTTAGGGTGTCTAGATCGGGTAAGAACTCATCAACCTCGATGACCCTAGTTTTTTGCGGTGCTGTGGTCAGATGAGGAATGTAAATAGCCTCCATAGGACTTGCCAACTTATAAATTAAATAATCTCAAATTCTCAATTCCGAATTCCGAATTCCGAATTCATTTCCAGTCTAGCTACTGCCGATCGTGCGAATCACCAACTGACGATGCGGTTCTTTGCCACGACTGAAACTTTCTAAATCGGAAAAATCCTTCAAAAAAGTATGAATTTGCCTCCTTTCAGCGGACGAAAGAGATTTGATCTCCACCTCTTGTCCTGTGGTACGGACTTGTTCTATAGCTGAGGTGGCGATCGCTTGAATTTCTGCTTGTCGCCGCAAGCGATAGCCATCCAACTCAATTATATAAGCGGCTTGCCGTTCCTGAGGTTGGTTTAAATTCAGGGTGGCATTAGCAAGATACTGAATGGCATCTAGAACCGAACCTTCCGCACCAATCAAAGCTTGGACTTGCTCTGGTAGTAGACTACTCTGCTCGATTGTCAGCCAATAACTATCGTGTTCTTCTGGATCGCTATTTTCTGTTTTTGGGGTTTGCAGTTTAGCTGTAACTTGAGTAGAGACTCCTGACAGTTGCAGGAGTTGCTCTAGCCACTGCTGACCCCGCTGCCCGATCTGCTCGTCACTCATGATTTAGCCTGAAGGTTTCTCTTTCTTCTTCCGCCCTGGTTCAAAGGGAAGCGACTGACGACCTGCATCGTCTCCTGCTTTAGCATCTGCTGCTTCGACAAGCTTTTGTAAGTTTTCTGGCAGGGGTTCGCGAGAGACGATGTATGTTTGGAGTGTTTGGAATATATTCGCAATCAGCATGTACATCAACACGCCAGCAGGTAGCGGGAAGAACAAAAACATCCCTGAGAAAATAATTGGGGTGATCTTGTTGACTGTATCTTGTTGGGGATTGTTAGAGGTAGAACCTTGACCGGATAGAACTTGGTTGAGATAGAGACTTAGACCAAAACCAATCACCATTGCCACAATATCCCAATGGATCGTTCCGTCTTCATCAAAAGCGCCGACTCTGCCGAGGGCATCAATAAATAAAAAGCCCTTGTTAGCTGCGAGTCCAGGGATTGTTGCTTGAATTGTCACATCACCTGGTTGGAGGGCTTCGATATTACCGTTTTCATCAATTTTTACCCTTTCTTCCCCTTTAGTGACTTTCCATTTGGGGACGAGATTGGTGTCGGGATACTCTGCTGCTAGAGCTGAGAAAGGCTTGCCCTCTGGAGTTTGAAAATCAATTTTAGTTTTGTCCCCGACCACCAATTTATTACCACTGGGCAAGATCGCCGCAACGCGAGCGTGAACGCCATCGGTAATGTAGATGTTTTGCGGCGGAGTGGTAAAAGCCTGCGGTTGAATGCGTTCGATCTGTTCTTGGGGAAAGACTTGCAGGTTGACGTTGTAGTTGATATCTGAAAACGGCGATCCGCGCAGCGTCGCGAATAAGGCGAACAGTACGGGCATTTGCAGCAAGACTGGCAAACATCCTGCCAATGGATTGCCAAATTCTTTATAAACAGCGCCCATTTCCTCCTGCATTTTGGCAGGATTGTCTTTATAACGCTCTTGAATCTCTTTGACGCGCTTTTGCATCAAAGGTTGAGTAACTCGCGTGCGGCGCATCGTCCGAATCGATCCGGCACTCAGCGGATAGAGCGCAAAGCGAATCACTAGTGTCAAGGCTACGATCGCCAACCCGTAGCTCGGCACGATCCCGTAGAAAAAATCTAGGATCGGCAACATGACGTTGTTGGAAAGAAACCCTATACCAAAATCCATTATCTTGAAGTCAACCTGAAATAATTTGTCATTCGTCTGAATCTAATCTATCCGATTTTAGTCATCAGTCATTTGTCACCAGTCATTTGCTAACCAATGACAAGCGATCGATAACTAACAACAGAGAACTGCCCAATTAGAGAACTACTAATTGCTTACATAATATTCTCAAGTTGTAGCTTTGGTTTTGACTTGAGGATTTTTTTCGGCTGCCTTTTCGCTGATATAGTCGTATAGTTCGCGGAATTTGGGAACCGATCGCATTTCTAAACGGCTACCGTTTCTTAAAGTTAGTACCATATCGCCCCATAAACCGAATCCGCGCGGTACTTTCACAATTTTGACAATTTCAGCATAAATGATATCGGTGCGATCGCGCCCCATCCAGCCGCCTGTCACGGAAATACGGCGATTTGTGATGCGGTAGCGCAACCACAATGCCCGTACA
This genomic window contains:
- a CDS encoding AAA family ATPase, with the protein product MSFREEFALLLRARYPIVYIPTYEEERAEVAIREEARIQGNRAVYTWDFVDGYQGNPNDAGFGRRNPLQALEFVEKLPASAPAVFILRDFHRFLEDVSVSRKLRNLARVLKSQPKNIVLLSPRIVTTEELGEVLTILEFPLPAAAEIKLEVERLLAATGQSLEAKTVDELVRSCQGLSIERIRRVLARAIASHGEIQPEDVELVLEEKRQTIRQTQILDFYPATEKISDIGGLDNLKDWLLRRGGAFSERARAYGLPHPRGLMLVGIQGTGKSLTAKAIAHHWHLPLLRLDVGRLFGGLVGESESRTRQMIQVAEALSPCILWVDEIDKAFAGLGAKGDAGTTSRVFGTFITWLAEKISPVFVVATANDIHALPPEMLRKGRFDEIFFVGLPIQDERKAIFTVHLSRLRSHNLKSYDLDRLAYETPDFSGAEIEQTIVEAMHIGFSQNRDFTTDDILEAASQIIPLARTAQEQIQFLQDWAAAGKARLASKHSSLSNRIQRQLQ
- a CDS encoding YceD family protein, with translation MEAIYIPHLTTAPQKTRVIEVDEFLPDLDTLTPVRGQVRVQHGGNYLEVSAQVETIVTLTCHRCLQQYNHRLKVEASEIIWLDPEAGKEETAIELEVAFEDLVETLQPTGHFDPGEWLYQQLCLAMPQRQLCDNLCQGIQLSPQPEEPSELSSDRRWASLESLKNHLSN
- a CDS encoding Jag family protein yields the protein MMSDEQIGQRGQQWLEQLLQLSGVSTQVTAKLQTPKTENSDPEEHDSYWLTIEQSSLLPEQVQALIGAEGSVLDAIQYLANATLNLNQPQERQAAYIIELDGYRLRRQAEIQAIATSAIEQVRTTGQEVEIKSLSSAERRQIHTFLKDFSDLESFSRGKEPHRQLVIRTIGSS
- the yidC gene encoding membrane protein insertase YidC; this encodes MDFGIGFLSNNVMLPILDFFYGIVPSYGLAIVALTLVIRFALYPLSAGSIRTMRRTRVTQPLMQKRVKEIQERYKDNPAKMQEEMGAVYKEFGNPLAGCLPVLLQMPVLFALFATLRGSPFSDINYNVNLQVFPQEQIERIQPQAFTTPPQNIYITDGVHARVAAILPSGNKLVVGDKTKIDFQTPEGKPFSALAAEYPDTNLVPKWKVTKGEERVKIDENGNIEALQPGDVTIQATIPGLAANKGFLFIDALGRVGAFDEDGTIHWDIVAMVIGFGLSLYLNQVLSGQGSTSNNPQQDTVNKITPIIFSGMFLFFPLPAGVLMYMLIANIFQTLQTYIVSREPLPENLQKLVEAADAKAGDDAGRQSLPFEPGRKKKEKPSG
- a CDS encoding PH domain-containing protein, producing the protein MGIREEVYYEGGPHIGDLIINLLIGLTLIGIPLTVGAIVRALWLRYRITNRRISVTGGWMGRDRTDIIYAEIVKIVKVPRGFGLWGDMVLTLRNGSRLEMRSVPKFRELYDYISEKAAEKNPQVKTKATT